One part of the Coffea eugenioides isolate CCC68of chromosome 10, Ceug_1.0, whole genome shotgun sequence genome encodes these proteins:
- the LOC113749294 gene encoding protein FAR1-RELATED SEQUENCE 5-like: MQRRGTEVEKSKETENGRMGMDGCGRLRSFDLNQEPECDRHTFIEESGGSIGGHEDEEANELVGAIGVDDVMKLTFDTEEEAGEFYNLYAKLSGFGIRKSNGKRDADGISRFRKWVCCCEGYRNEKWFNYEDRKREAKPITRTGCGACFRVKYDIESVKYVVTRFIMEHNHPLASEASVQHIRSHRKVSDAEYAQAKSLKLVGARICQIMKHFVIKAGGYSNVGFCIKDLYNRMDEERRKDIFNGDAEGALGFLAAKKDADEMFFYKYDVDNEGRLARLFWADSKSRADFSVFGDVLVFDTTYKTNKYRKPLVVLAGVNNHLNSTIFGCALLSDERIETYEWVLSTFVEAMKGRKPVAVMTDGDSAMRRAIKNLLPDACHRLCSWHLHRNARSNIRCEEFNNRLYNLMERKCSTLEFEDRWARLVNECGVVENEWVKELYRRRRLWAEAYLRGNFFAGMRSTQRCEKMNAFLNEYLNEKMRLYEFVRSFDLAIAWLRHTESKAIHTSENTKPVLTTILPELEWSAAEVFTRNVFFMVRKHLNRQGLLISEGWSEDGGSRTYYYSKYGGHGISWRVDYDRSMENLICSCMKFESKGIPCAHMFRVMVVEGMNRIPEACISKRWTKGVYCSNNGMKAFVADEQLTQMARYGTLKSSCNTMCYYASYMDDAFNDLQQMFDKHSVDLKEKWIDRGYGGDGFAMDSRVRNDRSRRTFGLLDPRVSRCKGDHKHAEAKKKRKCGHCRQGTTNEHAHTKRIRTTQQFMMIIWKIVWMTRWKNHLKLVRAGATQANGEDLWLYHNHRVAVEGTQLANKEVQEKDEALLEALLRFAVTQ; encoded by the exons ATGCAGCGGCGTGGAACAGAAGTAGAGAAATCAAAG GAAACAGAGAACGGAAGAATGGGGATGGATGGTTGCGGCAGGTTAAGGTCATTTGACCTTAACCAAGAACCTGAGTGTGACCGACACACATTCATTGAAGAAAGCGGTGGTTCAATAGGAGGACACGAAGATGAGGAGGCCAATGAATTGGTGGGCGCAATAGGCGTGGATGACGTAATGAAATTAACATTTGACACGGAAGAAGAAGCTGGGGAATTCTATAATTTGTATGCGAAACTAAGCGGATTTGGGATTCGTAAAAGTAATGGCAAACGAGATGCAGATGGCATTTCAAGATTTAGAAAATGGGTATGTTGCTGTGAAGGTTATAGGAATGAAAAGTGGTTTAATTATGAAGACCGGAAAAGAGAAGCAAAACCAATCACAAGAACCGGGTGTGGGGCTTGCTTTCGCGTGAAATATGACATAGAATCGGTAAAGTATGTGGTGACACGCTTCATTATGGAGCACAATCACCCGCTGGCATCAGAGGCAAGTGTGCAACACATTAGGTCGCATAGAAAAGTGAGCGATGCAGAATATGCGCAGGCAAAAAGTCTAAAGTTGGTTGGGGCCAGAATATGCCAGATAATGAAACATTTTGTTATCAAAGCTGGAGGGTATAGTAACGTGGGATTTTGCATTAAGGATCTGTATAACCGAATGGACGAGGAACGTAGAAAAGATATTTTTAATGGCGATGCAGAAGGGGCACTTGGGTTCTTGGCAGCGAAGAAGGATGCCGATGAGATGTTCTTTTATAAATATGATGTGGATAACGAAGGAAGATTGGCAAGGTTGTTTTGGGCAGATTCTAAATCTCGTGCGGACTTCAGTGTATTTGGAGATGTATTGGTGTTTGATACaacatacaaaacaaataaataccgCAAGCCACTAGTTGTACTTGCAGGGGTAAACAACCATTTGAACAGTACTATTTTTGGCTGTGCCCTGCTATCAGATGAGAGGATTGAAACATATGAATGGGTGCTAAGTACATTTGTAGAGGCTATGAAAGGTAGAAAGCCAGTAGCAGTGATGACAGATGGGGACAGTGCAATGCGAAGAGCCATAAAGAATCTTCTCCCAGATGCTTGTCACAGGCTATGTTCGTGGCACTTGCATAGAAATGCACGGAGTAATATTCGCTGCGAGGAGTTTAATAACAGGTTGTATAACCTGATGGAGAGAAAGTGTAGCACTCTTGAGTTTGAGGATCGGTGGGCTAGGTTGGTTAATGAATGTGGGGTGGTAGAGAATGAGTGGGTGAAGGAGTTATACCGTAGGAGAAGGTTATGGGCAGAGGCCTATTTACGCGGTAATTTTTTTGCAGGTATGAGAAGTACTCAAAGGTGTGAGAAAATGAATGCTTTTTTGAATGAGTACTTGAATGAAAAAATGCGACTATATGAATTCGTTAGAAGTTTTGATTTGGCAATAGCGTGGCTTCGACATACTGAGAGCAAAGCAATTCACACAAGCGAAAACACAAAACCAGTCTTAACCACAATCCTGCCCGAATTAGAGTGGAGCGCAGCGGAGGTGTTTACAAGGAATGTGTTCTTCATGGTGAGGAAGCATTTGAACAGGCAAGGACTTCTAATTTCTGAGGGCTGGAGCGAGGATGGAGGGAGTCGTACGTATTATTACTCGAAATATGGTGGACACGGAATAAGTTGGAGGGTGGATTATGATAGGTCAATGGAGAATCTAATCTGCTCTTGCATGAAATTCGAGTCAAAGGGGATTCCTTGTGCTCACATGTTTCGCGTGATGGTGGTAGAAGGAATGAACAGGATCCCAGAAGCATGCATTTCGAAGCGGTGGACAAAGGGAGTTTACTGTAGTAATAATGGAATGAAAGCATTTGTTGCAGACGAACAACTGACACAAATGGCCAGATATGGCACTTTAAAGTCCAGCTGTAATACTATGTGTTACTATGCCTCCTACATGGATGACGCGTTTAATGACCTGCAGCAGATGTTTGACAAGCATTCCGTGGACCTAAAGGAGAAGTGGATTGACAGGGGATATGGGGGAGACGGATTTGCAATGGATTCAAGAGTGAGGAACGATAGAAGTAGAAGAACATTCGGGCTGTTAGATCCCAGGGTGTCACGGTGTAAAGGTGATCACAAGCATGCAGaagcaaagaagaaaagaaagtgtgGTCATTGCAG GCAGGGCACAACCAACGAACATGCCCATACAAAAAGAATTCGCACAACACAGCAGTTCATGATGATTATATGGAAAATTGTTTGGATGACTCGctggaaaaatcatttgaaattgGTACGGGCTGGAGCGACTCAGGCGAATGGAGAGGACCTGTGGTTGTACCACAACCACAGGGTAGCGGTGGAAGGGACACAGTTGGCCAACAAAGAAGTCCAGGAGAAAGATGAGGCACTACTGGAGGCCTTGCTTCGGTTTGCAGTTACGCAATAA